The stretch of DNA AGGCTTGGACAGAGCTATCAACTTGAGCTGCGCCGCGATCGAGTGCAAACATGCGATTGTAGCCAATTTGCTTGGCATTACTGGCGCTGCTTGTACCGCGATTGTAAGGTACAACGTTTTCACCAAAGGCTGTTTGATACTCATCACTATCGACATAGGAGTCGATTTCTGCGTCATAGCCTTCAGCTACGGCTCGAACGATATGCGCCGAAACTTCAGTCTGATCTTGAGGAGCACGACCCAAAAGATGCATAAAGTTAAGTTCCACAAAACGATATGGAGCACAGGATGTGAAGTAGCGATCGCGATAAAAATCAGATTTTGCAACTGCGCGTACAAATTCACGCACGGTGATCGAGCGATCGGTGAGCTTAGACTCTGCTGAGGTCAAGCGCTCACTTTCCATAACATGCGGATTGCCCAAAACTTGTTTATAAACTGCACGAATAACAGTTTGGACATCTTCCAAGCTGCTATTTGGCCACAATTCGATAGCTGTTAAAGTTGCCATAAATCTCCTTTTAAATAAGTTGATATTAGGATTCAGAATTAGTGAGGCAAAGCATCGCTAATCCTTCTAAAAAAAGTTTTTAATCAAATGTTGAATAGTTAACGCATTACATTAACTATTCAATGAAGAACAATTACACAGCAGTGATGCTGGCAATTACGCCGCCTTGTTGGTGGATGCGTTGGTATTCTTGAGAAAGTTGGTCGAAAGCCACCAAATAAACTTTGTTGCTACGACGGAACTTGGAAATGCTATTGACAGACTTAGCACGGTAGCCAGTGACTTCAATACGGTAAACCTTGCTGTTAGGAGTACCAAATGAACCACGACGGGTCAAAGGTGCATCAGCAGGATTACGGAAGGTTGCGCCATTGCCAGAAGGTGAAATGACAGCAGTAGCAGTGGGGTTGATCACCAATGAATTAAGCTTGGGTGTAATCCCTGACAGATCGCCCTTGAGGCTGCTGCTAGCCGCGCCGCGCACCAATTCAAAAGTATGCGTAAACTGCACCATACTCTGACAAGCTTCGGTCTTATAGCCACGGATATAAGGAACGAAGTTTTCGCCAAAGGTATTTTGGTACTCATCGCTATCAATGTAGGTGTCGATATCAGCAGCAAATCCTTTGGTGTCAAGAGTTGTGCTGTGTCCGCGCATTTCTTCGAGGTCTAGTGGTGGACGACCTAGTAGATGGCGGAAGTTAAGCTCGATCGCACGATAGCGTGGGCAGTTTGAGAAGAAGCGTGTCATGTATAGATCAGATTTGGCGACGGCTCTGACAAATTCACGGACACTCAATTCACCGCGCTTGAATTGGGATTCAGGAACGGTGAGTCTTTCGCTCTCCATTACATAGGCATTGCCCAATACTTGACGATAGACAGCAAGAATGATCGTTTCGGTTTCTCCTGAAGATTGACCGAGTACCGATTCAATAGGAGGAGTTTCATCAAACAGGCTGACACCCAAGCGTGAAGCTGGTCCAAAAGGCATTACACAATATCTCCTGATTTAACGAAAGGATTTAATAAAAGTGTTTATGAATTGGGCATTTCAGAAGCTATCCTAAGCAAATAATGCTTACTTGAGCCTCTAAATGGTTAAGGTTACTAGCGTAGTAATTTATACGCTTCGTTATAATCGATTTTCGTATAAGTCCGTAACCTTAATTATCAAGATTTGTGAATTTTGATCGGTTTTGCACAAGATTTACACAATCAAGTTTATTCAAACAAGGAAGAGTTGTTGCTGTGCAACGACTCTTCCTTGTTTGAATAAATAGGTAGCTACTCCCTTCCCAGCCAAAGATTAGCGTTGCGGCGCTTCGCGCCGCAACGCTAATCTTTGGCAAGTTAAATATAAGCATCCAAAAACCTGCACCTCTCGCTACGCAGGAGGTGCAGGTTTTTGGATGCTTAGC from Pseudanabaena sp. BC1403 encodes:
- a CDS encoding phycobilisome linker polypeptide is translated as MPFGPASRLGVSLFDETPPIESVLGQSSGETETIILAVYRQVLGNAYVMESERLTVPESQFKRGELSVREFVRAVAKSDLYMTRFFSNCPRYRAIELNFRHLLGRPPLDLEEMRGHSTTLDTKGFAADIDTYIDSDEYQNTFGENFVPYIRGYKTEACQSMVQFTHTFELVRGAASSSLKGDLSGITPKLNSLVINPTATAVISPSGNGATFRNPADAPLTRRGSFGTPNSKVYRIEVTGYRAKSVNSISKFRRSNKVYLVAFDQLSQEYQRIHQQGGVIASITAV
- a CDS encoding phycobilisome rod-core linker polypeptide, whose product is MATLTAIELWPNSSLEDVQTVIRAVYKQVLGNPHVMESERLTSAESKLTDRSITVREFVRAVAKSDFYRDRYFTSCAPYRFVELNFMHLLGRAPQDQTEVSAHIVRAVAEGYDAEIDSYVDSDEYQTAFGENVVPYNRGTSSASNAKQIGYNRMFALDRGAAQVDSSVQASQLVYAVATNSTSVIKPSTSTVIGSGTEKRFKILVSGSKFDTRRRVSSIEYTVSASKMTPQIQRINRTSGKIVSITEIV